The following coding sequences are from one Nicotiana tomentosiformis chromosome 3, ASM39032v3, whole genome shotgun sequence window:
- the LOC104121273 gene encoding uncharacterized protein: MDPSMDLPTTTESPTFNSAQVVNHVPTPTPPQPPPPAPSFSPTHPPYAEMITAAITALKERDGSSRIAIAKYIDRVYTNLPPNHSALLTHHLKRLKNSGYLAMVKHSYMLAGPPGSAPPPPSADADSNGVGTDVSSLSKRKPGRPPKLKPEAQPHAQPQVQAQVQFQDQFQAQLQAQLQAQLQAQQQQAAQFQPQFQLIQQQPQYLPQQQFQPDPLLQPQQQFQTQPQTQAYATPEGQNYAGLGAESVFVSLGLADGPVGVQNPAVGLAPAPGAEESTAKRRPGRPRKDGSTVVKPVEPKLPDQSGGSKRRPGRPPKSVTVNAAPGSAMGSGRRGRPRKNSVPGRRGRPRKNAAVAAANGGANVANIPSVGANVTNVPAGGVPGAITTPKRRGRPPRSSGPPAATVGVTDVPIAAAFDTENLPNAVGGGGVTNNGALPPLGKRRGRPPKSYGAAAAAPTVKRPRKLSGKPLGRPRKNVTSPAVSDPKLVVAYEELKGKLEHMQSRIKEAANALKPCLNAESPAIALAALQELEELAAAGGNPVQQN; encoded by the exons ATGGACCCATCCATGGATCTACCGACGACCACCGAATCACCGACGTTTAACTCAGCTCAAGTTGTAAACCATGTTCCTACCCCTACCCCTCCTCAACCCCCTCCCCCTGCCCCTTCCTTTTCGCCTACCCACCCGCCTTATGCTGAG ATGATAACGGCGGCGATAACGGCGTTAAAGGAGAGGGATGGGTCAAGCAGGATAGCCATAGCTAAGTACATAGACCGAGTCTACACAAATCTTCCACCGAATCACTCGGCCCTGTTGACTCACCATCTTAAGCGTTTGAAGAACAGTGGTTACCTTGCTATGGTCAAACACTCTTACATGCTCGCCGGACCACCTGGATCTGCTCCTCCGCCTCCTTCCGCCGACGCCGATTCCAACGGTGTTGGTACTGATGTTTCTTCTCTTTCTAAAAGGAAACCTGGTCGTCCTCCTAAGCTCAAGCCTGAGGCCCAACCTCATGCTCAGCCTCAAGTCCAAGCTCAAGTCCAATTTCAAGACCAATTCCAAGCTCAGCTTCAAGCCCAGCTTCAAGCCCAACTTCAAGCCCAACAGCAGCAAGCAGCCCAGTTTCAACCTCAATTCCAACTCATCCAACAACAGCCCCAGTACTTACCTCAACAACAGTTCCAGCCCGACCCATTACTCCAACCTCAGCAACAGTTCCAGACCCAGCCACAGACGCAGGCCTATGCTACTCCTGAAGGCCAAAATTATGCGGGCCTTGGCGCTGAATCCGTGTTTGTTTCTCTTGGGCTAGCTGATGGGCCTGTTGGAGTTCAGAATCCTGCTGTTGGGCTGGCTCCGGCACCGGGAGCTGAAGAGAGTACGGCAAAGAGACGACCAGGTCGTCCCCGTAAGGATGGTTCCACTGTGGTTAAACCGGTGGAACCCAAATTACCGGACCAGAGCGGTGGTAGTAAGAGGAGACCTGGTCGTCCTCCTAAGAGTGTGACAGTTAATGCTGCTCCTGGATCAGCTATGGGTTCTGGACGACGAGGTCGGCCCAGGAAAAATTCTGTTCCTGGACGACGAGGTCGGCCCAGGAAGAATGCGGCTGTTGCTGCTGCCAATGGCGGTGCCAATGTCGCAAATATTCCTTCTGTTGGTGccaatgtgaccaatgttccagCTGGTGGTGTCCCGGGAGCCATAACAACACCTAAACGAAGGGGACGGCCACCAAGGTCTAGTGGACCTCCTGCTGCTACTGTGGGTGTTACAGATGTGCCTATTGCTGCTGCTTTTGATACGGAAAACTTGCCTAATGCTGTTGGTGGTGGCGGTGTCACAAATAATGGGGCTCTGCCTCCCCTCGGAAAGCGACGTGGACGGCCTCCAAAATCTTACGGCGCTGCAGCCGCTGCTCCTACTGTTAAGAGACCCAGGAAGCTTTCTGGAAAACCTCTGGGTCGACCTAGAAAG AATGTGACATCCCCTGCAGTTTCGGACCCCAAGTTGGTGGTGGCCTATGAAGAACTAAAGGGGAAACTTGAACACATG CaatcaagaatcaaggaagcagcGAATGCGCTGAAGCCATGCTTAAATGCTGAATCGCCAGCAATTGCTCTGGCAGCATTGCAAGAGTTAGAAGAGTTAGCAGCAGCAGGGGGGAATCCAGTGCAGCAAAATTGA